In the genome of Strix uralensis isolate ZFMK-TIS-50842 chromosome 19, bStrUra1, whole genome shotgun sequence, the window GGGGGATGTGTCTGATTCCCAGGGTTTTGGGGCTGGACCCCCATTggctgcttgattttttttttctgcagtgggCCAGGTCGGGGGGTTGTGTCAGGGTCTGGGTGCACTACCTGCTCCCGTGGCTGCCTTGGCACTGACTGTCACTTTGGTACAGCAAAAGGGGTTTATCAAACCTGGCTGGGATGGGGACTGGCTCCAGGgtccctgcagccacccagaACTGCTACTGGTGCAGTTTGCAGCTGGGAGCAAAccagagggtgggaggctgaaaagccTCAGCCCCCAACCCCCTCAGCTACCTCATCATACTGGGGAGCAAATTTGGCAGAgtgtttgaaaacagaacaaaaccacagACCAAAACAACTTCTTCAACCCCAGGGATAAATCCGTGTGCTGGAAAGCTCGTGCTAACCTGAGGTTTCAGCCAAGTGCCCCTTGTCTCTCTGCCCATTGTTGGGCTTGATGGGAGCTGAGTTTAGCCTATTTATTTTCCACTCCCCGTTGAATCTGCTTTTATTAAACTTTGACTGGAACATGGGGACTTGTAATGCTGTTCATTTAAGATAAAACCTCCCAAGGGGACAGACCAGGAGCCTGTCCCCACACAGCTGGGAAAGCGCTGAGCAGCGGCAGGTCAGGATGCTCTTATACTTTCCATCTGGGCCAGATATGCTCCATTATTTGGGAGGAAAGTCGCTTCCCACCGTGGTTTTGTGTTGGCAGCAAAACCTTGTGCTTACCCTTGAAGGGCTCACCAAGGCATGGGCCGGGTGGGAGGGCGATGGTTTCATCCTCAGATGAGCAGAGGCAATGATGGATAAGCTGGAGGGtgcttttttctctatttctgtagtATCCTGTAAATGGCGTAATCATCAGGCAGCTGGCCCAGGCTTCACTCGCTGCCTGCAAATGAGTAAGTACCAATCGATGGGTGAGGATCCATAAAACGAGGAGGGCAGGTTGGATGTGTCACACCACAGAGACCTGTGAAAGCCCAGACCTTGCTGTCTAATCATGGCAAAGcactgtgctgctcctgcctgaGGGTGAGAGCAGCCATGCGAGCCGTGGGGCATGTcagaggggatttgggggtgctggaGACAGGAATGAGGTGCAGCCCCACGGGCTAGGTGCTGTGCAGAGCCTGCCCCCGGCCTGCCATCACTCTCTGGGGTCTTGCTGCTGAACAGTGACCAGAAACGAGCtgtgtcagtggtgcccatggcCTAAGGGACAGAGTGATGGTTTGGGCTGGGAGCTGAGTTAGGGGTGTCCTTGGATGTGTCTTCAAAGCGGTCATGGGGATGGCTGGGCAGCTCTAGAGCAGGTAATAGGGTAGGGCAGGGCTCAGCCGCGGGCTTGGGAGGCTGTCGGAAAGCCTGGGGGCAGCTTTGCACAGGCTGGAGCTGGGCTTCCAAACTCCTTCCTCTGCCCCATCGGTTTTCTGCTGTTCTCTTAAGCTGTTCCCATTCAGAGCCTGGACCTTGCTGAGCCCCAGCACAAGCAGCACACGGGGAAATGTCTGTCTGCAGGTGGAGGGCAGCGATGTCCTTCCCGGCTCTGCCTTACAGACCCTCTCAAGGTCTCACGCCCCAGAGACCTGTTGTGTCTCTGGAGTGCAGCTCCCAACTCCATTAGTGCCCGCCTGGCCCTCGCCAGcgagcaggagccaggcagcaaTGAGTTAGTGAAGTCAATTTTTGGGTTGTGTTCAATGTAATTAGTGGATGTGCTGGAAGTCTCTGCAAACCACCTTGTTCACCCAAAATTATTCCTTgtgatgcttaaaaaaattgcTCGTCCTTTCTTTGCTGGGCTTTTTTGCGTGTCCACGTACACGCTCCCATTGATTCTGTGTGTTCGACTGCAGCATCACAGCACTGCTTTTGTGTCTGTCCAGCTAAAGACAGTTCCTGAGTCTTTCCTTTGGGGGACCAGCTCTGCTAAGCTTTGGCAAAGGCTTTACTTCGTTATCACATTGCTCCCTTCTCATCTTGCCCTCTCACCTTGCCCTTGCTTGGGAAGATGCCAGCAGACCGTGGGGTACAGTGGTGGATGCACGGCTGGTCTGCTCAGggggatgcccagggctgggtgtCCCCTGGGGCGGTGCAGGAGATGGCTCCTGTTTAATTTAGGGTGGGAGGCATCATGGGCAGGCTGTTGCATAGGTATTAGTTTGCTCTTGCACACAGTTATTTGTCCTTTGCACCTTCTCCCAGTGTCCAGGCTGCCGCTGTCAGATGCGGGTGACAGACGGGCCATGGGGTGCTCCAGCCATGTTGTACCTGCAGCAGTCAGCAGCTTGTTCACGAAGCTGTCCCAGTGCCCCACAGCCTGCAATCCGCCCCTGGGATTTGCCAAACCCCACCCTTTTCCCACCgattctttattattattattattatttatttctaaacCCGTTTCTGCCAGGGCTGGACGTGAGCCTTGCAATGGGGTGAGAGTGCCTGCATCCCAGAGTATGCTGTGCTGGTGTTACAGCAACATCAGGGCTCCTCAAAAAGACCCAAAGCTGCAAACTGAGCAGCCCCCTACAGCAAAGCTGAGCCGAGGGGGAGCAGCGAGCAATGTTGCTGCAGTGTGTGTGGTTCTGATGAGCTGTTTTGAAGAGGTGACCCGTCCCCTTTTCTCCTTTGGCTGGTTGTCACGGCTCTAAGCTAATGCTATTTTGAGCCTCCTTTCCCGTGCAATGTCAAAATACTCGTGAAACAAACTGAGTTTACAAAATCTATGGTAATTTAGCACTTTTCTCCTGCTGGCTGTTGTGAGCCTGTTTTTGCCAGGGTGGAACTGCGGGATTCAGCTCGAGTGCTGTTAGTGAGGGTCAGAGCCACCCATCAGAGTCATCTCCCTCTTCTTCGGTTGTTTTGTGGTGGCCACGCTGCTGCCAAAGGATCCAACGTGGCTGCAAGAAGTGGGTCCTCAGAGACccagctttgctgttcagagTTGTCTCCCAGCCTGGGGACAGCTTGGTGCTGGGGGTTGGAGAGGTTGGTGGCCACACTGTGAGCCCAACTTTTCCCATGGCCAGTTCAAGGGTAGCACCAGGagcctccctggggctgggcgaGGAGTTTGGGGCACAGCTGGCTGCACTTTACCTGGCCCTGCTCCCCATGGGTCCCCCGGGGCCAGGCACCGTGTGCTGGGTCATGGTGAACAGCAGCAGTCCAAATACAGCCCTGGGGGGTTGCTCCCCCTCATAGGTCCTTCCCCCCCACCACGGTGAGATGAGATACCCAGGTACCAGCCCGGTTTCTCCCCTCCCCACAGGGCTCAAAGCAAAGGCTCGTTCTTTCTGGGTGGATTTTGAGCTTCTCATGGGGGCATGATGCATGGACTGAGGTTTGCTGGCTGGCTTGTACATCTGTGagctggttatttttattttcttgtgaacGCTATAAAAAGATGAACTCAGGAGCAACTCCCGTCCTTTCTGAGAACTCAGCCCTGGGTGAAGGGGAACAACCTGGGCCTGAAAGCGAGCACTGACTCTGTGGGGCCTCCTGTGGTGCAGCCCCAGCACTGGCATCGTGATGCCCGGCAGCATCTCAGGTTGAGATATGCAGGTGTGGCCAGGTCTGATGGGAAAACAGGTCACAGGGGGGGtgagaaggaggggaggggggtcagTGTCTCCTCTGTGATGGCACGAAGGGACAGGGGACATTGCACCTCCAGCCATGCCAGCACAGGGACCCCTGTCTTTGGGCAGTGCAGAGGTGGTGGGACATCTCCATCCCCAAGGTGAGGTGATAACTGTGTCCAGGAGGGGGGGCTGACCCCTCGTTGTCAGGGGGATCCATCAGAGCCAGATCCCATGGCTCTCTGAGCAGAAGTGGATGAGGGCAGGAGGAAGATAAGGCTTTTAGCCATGTTTGCATGGCTGATTCAATGTTTTCCCTGGCTGGGAAGTGTTGAGCAGAGGAGATAAATGCAGATGTAAGTAATGGAGCTGTTTATACACTCGCTCTCTATGACTTATGCCATGAGCAAGGCTAGACTAAATATAATGGTTATTGATATGAGGCAGCGGCCGATTTATGGCCCTCTGTGCGAGGACAGGAAGATCTGGTTATAATAACACTcagcaggagaaaacaaatgttttacaaCCAAAAGCTTTCTGGGAAGAAAGGCCAAGTGCTGGGGATGGGTGGAGGGCAGCATGGTGTGGAGGAGGGCTGCATCAGGACCTGGGTCCTGGAGCAGACCCCCAGGGAGAGCCAGGGTACCGGACAGAAATAGTCTGCACTGCGTCCCAGCCCCGGGGAGCTCTGCTGTGGGGATTCACAAGGAGGAAATCTGTGCAGACAGACTGACAGCCTCTGTAATGGCAATTTATAGAGACCTGATCTTCACAGGTGCTTGGTGCTGTCGGGGTACAGACCTGGGAATTGTAGGGATGCTCAACACAGTTCGTCCCAGCTCCCCTGTGCTCTCACCACCTCCTTTAGCTGTGCTCTGACGCAGGGTTTTCAAAAGAGTTAATTGATCCTATTCCAGTGATGCTCTTCTGGTACAGAAAATGATGGGTCTTTAAATACAGCCCTCGGCTGCTGGTGGTTGCAGGGCTCAGTCACTCATGGAGCCTTTGCCGTAGGGGTACGTGAACCATGTCAGCCCCTCACATGTGGGTACAGCTGCACTGAGGGGAGTGCAGTGCCATTCCCCACACCGCGGTGGCCCCCCCTCGATGGTCGTGCTCAGACATAACCCACACCCTCCAccccctgctgcctgcagcttccCTTGGGCCAGCGCGTCCCAccacccctccagcacccatcTCTCCTCGCTGTGGGGTGTCTCAAGGGAGCTGGACATGGGACGGGGGGGCTTTATTGAGGCTTCCCTGGCTGGCTGAGGTCCCCTGCACTTGCACAGACCCCGATGTGGGTCCAGCCCCACACTGCGGCTGCAGAAAAGCAGTGCCAGTGCTCTGCTTTGCTCTTCGCCCAGGCTGAGACGCTGAGCCATGCCCAAGCTGCCTGAAAGCATTAAAATCCTCCCCCAGCGCTGACCTGCTGATGTCCCGTTCTGCTTCCCCTGGCAGCACAACCTCTCCCACGGGGCCATGGCTGTGCTCCCCGGCAAACAGCCTCCCTCCCCGCTGGTCCTAGGTGACCTCCGGACACTCTGCAGAGCCTCGCACGCACCAAAGCGTCAGGGATGAGCCACGATCAGGTGCCCTGTGCCCTCAGCAGTCCCGTACTTGGGCTACAGCACTTGTCTCAGCGATAGATGCTGCTCCCAGCTGTGCTCCATCCCGGGGAAGCCTTCCCTGAGCCACGAGCCCCAGGGAGATGTGAAAGCCCAACTGGCACCAGCTGCACCAGGAAGGTTTGTCCCATGATTTCTACACTTCTTTGCTGGATTTTCCTACCTGGGCCGGGTTTGTGCCCACGTGGCTGTGGCCAGTGCTGCCCTGGGACACAGCTCTTGAACTGGGACGCAAACAAACCAAGACTTCCCAAATGTCCCTAAAAATGCACCCCATTAACTCCAGCCAGACGCTGCATTGGTTGGAGGGATCAGAGCTTTCAATAGGCTCCAGGCGTAGATGCAACAGGGTGTAAGTCCGTCTGCAACAGAGGAACAGGTGATTACACAGGAGAGTTGATTTGGGGGTTTGATGTCTCTGCTGTCAGCAAGTGCTTGGTGAAAGCAAATGCTGCCTTTGGATCCTCGGTCGCTTGCTTGGCTGAGTCTGTAGTCAGCAGCATTGCTTTAACAGTTACAATATCTGGGTGCATTTGAATGAAAAAGGGTATGGTTTGATACATTTCAACCCAAAAAGTAGCCCATCCCCAGGCCTGTGATGCTGCAGGAGACTGCAAAGCCGTGGGGTGGGAAGAAGCTCTGCTAGGTGACATTGAAGGTGATGAAGGAACCATCTGCTTTCTGCTGATGTcccaccagctctgcctccccccagggctgggctgggacccTGCAGCGCACAGACGAGCGCCCGGGCAGGGCCTCGCTGACGTGGGTCACCTCGCTGAGCTCCGCCTCCAGCGTGCTGACAGTGTTCATCACCTGGGCCACGTGCACCTTGTTGGCTGCCTTCTTGTGCAAGAGGCAGATGAAGATCTTCTTGAAGCCCTTGCGGAAGTGTTTGGAGACCAGGGCATAGACGATGGGGTTCACGCAGGAGTTGGCATAGGAGATGAGATGCGAGAGGATGCGGAGCACGTATGTAGCGTGATTGAGGGGAAAGTATCCGAACCAGACGCAGAGGATGACCAGGTGGTGGGGCAGCCAACAGAGGCAGAACAGGACAGCTACAATGATGATCATCCTGGTGACCTTCCGCTTGGCCTTCTTGGATTCTGACACGTCTTGGAGAGGGTCCACAGACCTCCACAGGTAGTGAATAGTCCGCACGTAAGTGAGGCTCAGGATCAGCACTGGGATGATGTAGCTGAAGATGAAGGTGCAGATGTCCATGACCTTGCGCTGGGAGATCTCCCAGATGGGGTGGCAGACGGTCAGGTTGGCCAGCTGGAACTCCTGGTAGTAGCTGAGGTAAGGGCTTGAGAAGATGAAGGAAAGCCCCCAGATGAAGCAGATGGCCATGAGGGCATTCTTGGGCGTCCTCAGCTCCCTCGAGTGCAGAGGGTATCGTATGGCCAAATACCTGCACGGGAAAGGGAGAGGGACATGACTGCAGTCCAGAAGCAGATTGGAGAAAGGGCAGAAGTGATGGAATTGAGCTTTCCAGGGCAATTAGTCACGCAACTGCTTCCCTGGTGCTTCTCAGGGTCCCTGTGCAGCACAGTGGGGTGAGGAAGATCTCCCCCAACCCTGTcctgtctccctctctgctcccagcagcgGCTGGGGGGAAGATGGGGATGGTCCTTTCTGTCCTCTCCCTAATCTGGCAGATCCTCACTTGATCATCAGTCTGTCTGGCACAAGCGATAGCAGTGGTGAGGATATGAAGGCAGGAGCAAGTCCCCAGGATCCAGACAGACCGTGTTCCTcacaccacagaatcacagagtcatctcggttggaaaagaccttgaagctcctccagtccaaccatgaacctcacactgaccgttctcagctccaccagatccctcagcgctggctcaacccgactcttcaacccctccagggatggggactccacccctgccctgggcagcccattccaacgcccaacaaccccttctggaaagaaatacttcctaacatccagcccagcacatGCAAAAGCACGTTGCCCATTTTCAGTTCTGCGATTAGCCGATTCCTTAATTACATCCAGATGTGGGGGCTTGTGCAAGCCCCTGCTTGCTTGACACCTCCACTTCTCCCAGCTCTGTGGGATGCTGGAGAAGAGGCAGCTCTGCTTTAGCTCCTGGGGGACTTGGGGGGCTGTCCCGGCAGCCAGTGTGATCAGACACATCCAGCCCTGACCTGGGGCTGCCGCAGCTCTTCCCAGGGGACTTTCGCGGGGACTTTCCACATCCCATCTCACATGTTTTGGGCACTGAGTGGAGCAGCACTAGGAGCTCCCTGCCTCTCTCTTGCTGCAAGTTGGTAACTCACCAGCCCTTGCAGAGGCTGGGGGCTGAGCCAGCATGGGGTAAAACACAGGCAGGAGCAACAGGCTGCCTTTTACAGAGCTTCTGGCTAAAACCCACCTTGGGACAGTCACTGGGACAAGGGACAGCACTGGGATAGAAAGGGGGTTTTTGCTAATAAAAGAGGAGGGTGGGAAAAGCAGTGTCCcaactgaaacatccctgtgCCTTCTCCTGGAGGTTTGCCTGCTTTGCTGTGGGCTGTTGGGAGGGTAGGGGCTCTCTCCACGAATCctgggaagagctggggctgtgcagggacTGAGCTTTGTTTCTCTGGTTTTTTATCCCCCCTTTAGCTGCCAGAGCCTGTGGATAAACTCCAGTCCTACAGCTTTGGAGTCTGAAAGCTTCCTCCAGCAGGGCACTGGGGACAGGGATCCTAATCCACCCCTCTCTGCTGGACCCCATCCTTGGTAGTTACATTTCCTTGCACACAGGACCTGGGAAATGCTCCTGGATTCCCCCAGGAGGTCACTGGAATTGGGGCTTGGCTCCAGGGGATCCAGAGAAGGGGGAGCCTCAGGGTCCAGGgagcccccccatcccctttcCTACCTGTCAAGGGAGACGGTGGCCAGGGTGAAGCTGCTGGCGTACATGGTGAGGTAGATGAAGAAGTGGACGGCTTTGCACATGAAGGGTCCGAACACCCAACCCTCCAGGGTGTAGATGGTGGCTTGGAAGGGGACGCAGAAGAGGATGAAGCAGAGGTCGGCCACCCCCAAGTTGAGGATGAAGAGGTTGGTGGTGTTCTTCACCTGCCCGTTGCGCAGCAGCACGGCCAGGACCAGGCAGTTGCCCACCGTGCCCACGAGGAAGATGATGAGGTACACCAGTGGGATGATCACCGACTCGGGCTGCCAGCCCGCCTCAGAGCCCGCCGCCGAGCCGTTCATGGCCGAGAGCGCACGGAGCGCGCAGCGGGGATGGACGGGGGGAGCGCGCGTGGAGAGGGCACTGGGGAGGCGCGCAGAGAGGGGGCACGGAGAGCGCGGTGGGGATGCACGGGAAAGGGGGTGCACCGAGAGTGTCACGGGGGGTATTCCAGGGATTGCACGGGAAAAGGGGTGCACGGAAAGGTCAGGGGGAGCGCAGCAGGGACGCAAGGAAAAGGGGCTGCACGGAGAGTGTGCTGGGGAGCACAGCAGGGATGTAAAGAAAAAGGGGGTGCACGGAGAGTGCAGCAGGGAGCGTACCGGGGATGCACGGGAAAAGGGGTGCACGGCGAGTGTGCAGGGGGACCCGTCGGGATGCAGGGAGAGCGGCCGCGGTTACACGGGGCGCGCAGGGGGGGATGCTCCGGGAGCCCCGCGGGATGCTCCGGGGGTGCAGGAAGGGGGATGCAAGGGAGCCGGGCGCCCTTCACCTCCTCCGGGTCGGCTGGCAGCCCGCGGCCGCTCGGTGCGGCTCCGGCGGCGCGGCTCGGCGCTCTCCCTCCCaccggcggagcgggggggggtccgggggggggctccggggcggcggctcccgcccggccccgcgcatCGCGCCCCGAGCCCGCTCCGCAGCGGCCCCGGCGAGGGGAGCCCGACCCACCCCCGCTCCCCGCAGAGAGAAATACCGGCGACAGCCGCAGGaaccacccccccccaaccccgggaAGAGGGGCTCGGGCCGGGGCCGGTTTGCTCCGGGGAGGGTGTAAATCCGGCGGGGTAAAATGTCCTTCGATGCCGCGACCCTTTGGGAAGGGGCTGGGGTAGCCGGGCTGGGCACCCCAAAGGGAGCTGGACACCCGAAGTGGGGTGTCCGGGTGGTTTCCTTATTGCTCCCCCTGCAGCGATCACTGGGAGAGGGCTCGCCTAACCCAGGGGCTGCAGGGTTGAGTGGGGGGGTCCTCTCCGACTGCGAATGTGTCTGAATTGTCCAGCACCCAGCTAAATCCTTGCACCAAAACACCCCAGAGGTGAGCTCAGGTTTGCAGGAAAATCTTTATTTCTCCCCAGGGGTGAGGGATCAGAATAATTCACTGCAGtgagaacaaatatttttcacatctgtcttcttttcctgC includes:
- the GALR2 gene encoding galanin receptor type 2, with the translated sequence MNGSAAGSEAGWQPESVIIPLVYLIIFLVGTVGNCLVLAVLLRNGQVKNTTNLFILNLGVADLCFILFCVPFQATIYTLEGWVFGPFMCKAVHFFIYLTMYASSFTLATVSLDRYLAIRYPLHSRELRTPKNALMAICFIWGLSFIFSSPYLSYYQEFQLANLTVCHPIWEISQRKVMDICTFIFSYIIPVLILSLTYVRTIHYLWRSVDPLQDVSESKKAKRKVTRMIIIVAVLFCLCWLPHHLVILCVWFGYFPLNHATYVLRILSHLISYANSCVNPIVYALVSKHFRKGFKKIFICLLHKKAANKVHVAQVMNTVSTLEAELSEVTHVSEALPGRSSVRCRVPAQPWGEAELVGHQQKADGSFITFNVT